Proteins encoded in a region of the Mesoflavibacter profundi genome:
- the mqo gene encoding malate dehydrogenase (quinone): MLTKETLQTEYDLICIGGGIMSANLALLAKIFNPELKVLILERLDKVAQESSAAWNNAGTGHSALCELNYCPEEDGKVNIDKAIQICKQFEVSKQFWAYLVENNLIEDTSFVKQVPHHSWVFGKDNVDYLEKRYQTMKSHFMFDTIQFTKDKQNMSKWFPLIMKSRSDDEALAASRIDRGTEVNYGQLTETLFEVLETQFNTPVHCNVEVTDVDPNPDIDWTVEAKDLNTNTVYNLEAKHVFIGAGGGSLLLLQKVEIEEKEGYGGFPVSGAWLVCKNQEIINQHLAKVYSKAGPNDPPMSTPHLDTRFINGKQELLFGPFAGFSPKFLKEGSNLDLFKSIKMDNLSSMFGAFWHNLPLTNYLVNQLSMSFEDRMEELRTFVKDAKDEDWEYITAGQRVQIIKKDEYEGGKLQFGTEVISSKDGSITCLLGASPGASTATYIMLDVLNKAFPELLNTKSGKEKLQQMVPFYNADLDEDLFKTTLKDVEKKLKL; the protein is encoded by the coding sequence ATGTTAACCAAAGAGACTTTACAAACAGAATATGATTTAATCTGTATTGGTGGCGGAATTATGAGTGCTAATCTAGCATTATTAGCCAAAATATTTAATCCAGAACTTAAAGTTTTAATTCTAGAACGACTTGATAAAGTAGCACAAGAGAGTAGTGCAGCTTGGAATAATGCTGGAACAGGTCATTCTGCGTTATGTGAATTAAATTATTGCCCAGAAGAAGATGGTAAAGTAAACATAGATAAAGCCATTCAAATTTGTAAACAATTTGAAGTCTCTAAACAATTTTGGGCTTATTTAGTAGAAAATAACCTAATTGAAGATACGTCTTTTGTAAAGCAAGTACCTCATCATAGTTGGGTTTTTGGTAAAGACAATGTGGATTACCTAGAAAAACGATATCAAACCATGAAATCTCATTTTATGTTTGATACTATTCAATTTACTAAGGATAAGCAAAACATGTCCAAATGGTTTCCTTTAATAATGAAAAGTAGATCTGATGATGAAGCATTAGCAGCTTCTAGAATAGATAGAGGAACAGAAGTAAATTATGGACAATTAACAGAAACTCTTTTTGAAGTTTTAGAAACACAATTTAATACACCAGTACATTGTAATGTTGAAGTTACTGATGTAGATCCAAATCCTGACATAGATTGGACAGTAGAAGCAAAGGATTTAAATACAAATACAGTATATAATTTAGAAGCAAAGCACGTGTTTATAGGTGCTGGTGGCGGTAGTTTGTTGTTATTGCAAAAGGTAGAAATAGAAGAAAAAGAAGGTTATGGCGGTTTTCCTGTAAGTGGTGCTTGGTTAGTATGTAAAAATCAAGAAATTATAAATCAGCATTTAGCAAAAGTTTACAGTAAAGCAGGACCAAACGATCCACCAATGTCTACGCCACATTTGGATACAAGATTTATTAATGGTAAACAAGAATTATTATTTGGACCTTTTGCTGGTTTTAGTCCTAAATTTTTAAAAGAAGGTTCTAATCTAGATTTATTTAAGTCTATAAAAATGGATAATTTATCTTCTATGTTTGGAGCTTTTTGGCATAATTTACCACTTACAAACTATTTAGTTAATCAACTATCTATGTCTTTTGAAGATAGGATGGAAGAGTTAAGAACATTTGTAAAAGATGCTAAAGATGAAGATTGGGAATACATTACAGCCGGACAACGTGTTCAAATAATTAAAAAAGATGAATATGAAGGCGGAAAACTACAATTTGGTACCGAAGTAATTAGTAGTAAAGACGGATCTATTACATGTTTACTTGGTGCATCACCTGGTGCTTCTACAGCGACTTATATTATGCTTGATGTTTTAAATAAGGCGTTTCCAGAACTGTTAAATACTAAATCTGGTAAAGAGAAATTACAACAAATGGTACCATTTTACAATGCAGATTTAGATGAAGACTTATTTAAAACAACTTTAAAAGACGTTGAAAAAAAATTAAAGCTATAG
- the deoC gene encoding deoxyribose-phosphate aldolase: MNSLNTYIDHTLLKATATEQDIINLCNEAKKHKFFSVCVNSCYVSLAKTQLNSSDVKVCSVIGFPLGAMSTKAKVEETKQALKDGADEIDMVLNVGFLKSKKFDAVWQDIEAVKQVMPNNILKVILETCYLEEIEIIKASELAINSGADFIKTSTGFGTGGATIHDVEIMKSVAQKCNVKIKASGGIRDTETAKAYIEAGAERIGTSNGIAIVTGQKAEEGNY; this comes from the coding sequence ATGAATTCTTTAAACACATATATAGACCACACACTTCTAAAAGCTACAGCTACAGAGCAAGATATTATTAACCTCTGCAACGAAGCAAAAAAGCACAAATTTTTCTCCGTTTGTGTTAATAGTTGCTATGTTAGTTTAGCTAAAACCCAATTAAACAGCTCAGATGTTAAAGTATGTAGCGTTATAGGATTTCCGTTAGGCGCTATGAGTACAAAAGCAAAAGTTGAAGAAACCAAACAAGCCCTAAAAGATGGTGCAGATGAAATTGATATGGTGCTTAACGTTGGATTCTTAAAAAGTAAAAAATTTGATGCCGTTTGGCAAGACATAGAAGCCGTAAAACAAGTTATGCCCAATAACATACTAAAAGTTATTTTAGAAACTTGTTATTTAGAAGAAATTGAAATTATAAAGGCTAGTGAGTTAGCCATTAACTCTGGAGCAGATTTTATTAAAACATCTACCGGTTTTGGTACTGGTGGCGCAACAATACATGACGTTGAAATAATGAAAAGTGTTGCCCAAAAATGCAATGTAAAAATTAAAGCTTCTGGCGGAATTAGAGATACCGAAACCGCAAAAGCCTATATAGAAGCTGGTGCAGAACGTATTGGCACTTCTAACGGAATTGCAATTGTAACTGGTCAAAAAGCCGAAGAAGGTAATTATTAA
- the deoD gene encoding purine-nucleoside phosphorylase, whose translation MSVHIEAKKGEIAETILLPGDPLRAKWIAETFLENAVCFNRVRNMFGYTGTYKGKKISVMGTGMGVPSISIYAHELITEYGVKNLIRVGSAGSYQEHVKIRDIVLAMAASSNSGVNELRFGGADYAPTANFDLFNKAVNIAKEKNIEIKAGNVFTSDEFYADDFESYKKWSKFGVLCVEMETAGLYTVAAKHKVNALTILTISDSLVTGERTTSAERETTFSDMINIALELA comes from the coding sequence ATGAGCGTACATATAGAAGCCAAAAAAGGCGAAATAGCAGAAACCATATTACTTCCTGGTGATCCATTACGTGCTAAATGGATTGCAGAAACTTTTCTTGAAAACGCAGTTTGTTTTAACCGTGTAAGAAACATGTTTGGATACACTGGTACTTATAAAGGCAAAAAAATATCTGTGATGGGAACAGGAATGGGCGTACCTAGCATTTCTATCTATGCACACGAATTAATCACAGAATATGGCGTAAAAAATTTGATTAGAGTTGGTAGTGCTGGTTCGTATCAAGAACATGTTAAAATTAGAGACATTGTTTTAGCTATGGCGGCATCTTCTAATTCTGGTGTAAACGAGCTTAGATTTGGTGGTGCAGATTATGCGCCTACTGCTAATTTTGACTTATTTAATAAAGCGGTTAACATCGCTAAAGAAAAAAATATTGAGATTAAAGCTGGTAATGTATTTACTAGTGACGAGTTTTATGCAGACGATTTTGAATCCTACAAAAAATGGTCAAAATTTGGAGTGTTATGTGTCGAAATGGAAACTGCTGGTTTATATACAGTTGCTGCAAAACACAAAGTTAATGCGCTTACAATTTTAACCATTTCTGATTCTTTAGTGACAGGTGAAAGAACAACTAGTGCCGAACGTGAAACTACATTTTCAGATATGATAAACATAGCATTAGAACTAGCTTAA
- a CDS encoding SixA phosphatase family protein: MKQLLLICLTFCLLSCKPDKENSIAANPNLTTKNQSKTTTYYLIRHAEKNRTDSLINNPNLTNKGKERANNWSNIFKHIKFDAIYTTNYNRTIQTAQPTATQQNIPLKYYQANNLYNATFKDDTNGKTVLIVGHSNTTPKFVNSILDQNKYTDINDSINGNLYIVNVDKHHVTDILLNFN, translated from the coding sequence ATGAAACAGTTACTTCTAATTTGTTTAACGTTTTGTCTTCTTAGTTGCAAGCCAGACAAGGAAAATTCTATAGCTGCTAACCCTAATTTAACTACTAAAAACCAAAGTAAAACAACTACATATTACTTAATTAGACATGCAGAAAAAAACCGTACAGATAGCTTAATCAACAATCCAAACCTTACAAACAAAGGAAAAGAAAGAGCTAATAATTGGAGTAATATATTTAAACATATAAAATTTGATGCTATTTATACAACTAATTATAACAGAACAATTCAAACAGCACAACCTACAGCAACACAACAAAATATACCTTTAAAATATTACCAAGCTAATAACTTATATAACGCAACATTTAAAGACGATACAAATGGTAAAACAGTATTAATTGTTGGTCACAGCAATACTACACCTAAATTTGTAAATTCCATTTTAGATCAAAATAAATATACCGATATAAACGACTCTATAAATGGTAATTTATATATCGTTAATGTAGATAAACACCATGTAACAGATATATTATTAAACTTTAATTAG
- the smpB gene encoding SsrA-binding protein SmpB has protein sequence MQKKINILNKKAKFQYEILDKYTAGIVLTGTEIKSIRDSKASIAESFCEFNDHGELFVINMTIQEYMYGNYYNHKPKAERKLLLNRRELKKLEKEVNTSGLTIIPLRLFINEKGLAKLDIALAKGKKLYDKRETIKDRDNKRNLDRIKKIYN, from the coding sequence ATGCAAAAGAAAATAAACATACTTAATAAAAAGGCTAAATTTCAATATGAAATTTTAGACAAATACACTGCTGGAATTGTCCTAACTGGTACCGAAATTAAATCCATTAGAGACAGCAAGGCTTCTATTGCCGAAAGCTTTTGCGAGTTTAATGATCATGGCGAATTATTTGTAATCAATATGACCATACAAGAATATATGTATGGTAATTATTACAACCACAAACCTAAAGCAGAGCGTAAATTATTACTTAACAGACGTGAACTTAAAAAGTTAGAAAAAGAAGTCAATACATCTGGTTTAACTATCATTCCGTTACGTCTATTTATTAACGAAAAAGGTCTTGCAAAGCTAGATATAGCCTTAGCTAAAGGTAAAAAACTTTACGACAAAAGAGAAACTATTAAAGACCGCGATAACAAGCGTAATCTAGATCGTATCAAGAAAATTTATAATTAA
- a CDS encoding DUF5686 and carboxypeptidase regulatory-like domain-containing protein, with amino-acid sequence MKKSLLLLLLLFCIKLSAQVVGTVTSKENQPLAVVNIFVENTRKGTTTNNDGYYQLDIKNTGNYTIVFQYLGFKTLKKTVTINSFPFTLDVVLEEEDINLDEVVLNAKEDPAIQIIRNTIAKRKENLEKYNTYTADFYSRGLLQLKDAPEKIFGQEVGDLEGSLDSTRSGIIYLSETISKLEKLSPKPLKETITASKVSGNSNGFSFNNATDVDFNFYENTISLETEIVSPIADFAFNYYNYKLVGTFYDDSGHLVNKIEVLPKRKNDKTFDGFIYIVEDQWSLFGLELNITGQQAQIAPVDLFTINQSFSYFENEKVWGKISQIFDFTFGFMGFNGSGRFTAVYSDFDFNPNLDKNNFSREILSFKDNANKKDSLYWQEKRPVPLTDAEVKDYIKKDSIQLVRESQPYLDSVDQAENKFKLGDILGGYTYKNSFKKKRFSISSPISAIQFNTVQGWNGTVTANYTKRYKDSEKYFNIKSDVNYGFADDRLRGTGTINYRFNNKNRAFVSLSGGSKVEQFNPSLTSLPLLNTSYSLWFEKNYLKLYDRSFVQLNYNQELVNGLHLYSNLSYNNRKSLFNTTDQAWYPKADRVYTSNNPVNPTAYGVSSFANHHIYKLNLNTRINFGQNYLSYPNGKYNIPNSKIPTLFLGYEKGFGSSISNYNFDLFKAQLYQNVNLSNKGDLTYFLKAGVFNNAENIAFMDYHHFNGNQTNIVMDGNYINSFKILPYYDLSTNNNYAEIHAEHNFKGYILNKIPLINKLNYNLVLGYNAALTKENKPYNEFSIGLSNLGWGKVRFLRVDYVRAYSGSGLVNDTFLFGFSF; translated from the coding sequence ATGAAAAAATCTTTACTTCTATTACTCCTATTATTTTGTATTAAACTTTCTGCACAAGTTGTAGGAACTGTAACTTCTAAAGAAAACCAACCACTTGCTGTAGTCAATATTTTTGTTGAAAACACTAGAAAAGGAACAACCACAAACAACGACGGTTATTACCAGTTAGATATAAAAAACACAGGAAATTACACTATTGTTTTTCAATATTTAGGTTTTAAAACATTAAAAAAAACTGTGACTATTAACAGTTTTCCTTTTACTTTAGACGTTGTTTTAGAAGAAGAAGATATTAATTTAGATGAAGTCGTTTTAAACGCAAAAGAAGATCCTGCTATTCAAATTATTAGAAACACGATTGCCAAAAGAAAAGAAAACCTAGAAAAATACAATACGTATACTGCTGACTTTTATTCCAGAGGATTATTACAACTTAAAGATGCACCAGAAAAGATTTTTGGTCAAGAAGTTGGCGATCTTGAAGGTAGCTTAGACTCGACAAGAAGTGGTATTATCTATCTTTCTGAAACTATTTCTAAACTAGAAAAATTATCGCCTAAACCTTTAAAAGAAACCATTACAGCTTCTAAAGTTAGTGGTAACAGCAATGGTTTTAGTTTTAATAACGCGACAGATGTCGACTTTAATTTTTACGAAAACACCATAAGTCTTGAAACCGAAATCGTCTCACCAATTGCAGACTTTGCCTTTAATTATTATAATTACAAGTTAGTTGGTACGTTTTATGACGATTCAGGACATTTAGTTAATAAAATTGAAGTTTTGCCAAAGCGTAAAAACGACAAAACCTTTGATGGTTTCATTTATATTGTAGAAGACCAATGGAGTTTATTTGGTTTAGAACTTAATATTACTGGGCAACAAGCGCAAATTGCACCTGTAGATTTATTTACAATAAATCAGTCCTTTTCATATTTTGAAAACGAAAAGGTTTGGGGAAAAATTTCTCAAATTTTCGATTTCACCTTTGGTTTTATGGGCTTTAATGGTAGCGGACGTTTTACCGCAGTGTACAGCGACTTTGATTTTAACCCTAATTTAGATAAGAACAATTTCTCGCGCGAGATTCTTTCATTTAAAGATAACGCCAACAAAAAAGACAGCTTATATTGGCAAGAAAAACGACCTGTACCACTTACAGATGCAGAGGTTAAAGACTACATAAAAAAAGATAGCATACAATTGGTTAGAGAATCTCAGCCTTACTTAGATTCGGTAGATCAAGCAGAAAACAAATTTAAACTTGGTGATATTTTAGGCGGTTACACGTATAAAAATTCGTTTAAAAAGAAACGTTTTTCAATTTCATCTCCAATATCAGCAATTCAATTTAATACTGTGCAAGGTTGGAACGGAACAGTAACCGCAAATTATACAAAACGCTATAAAGACAGCGAAAAATATTTCAACATAAAATCTGATGTTAATTATGGTTTTGCAGACGATAGATTACGTGGTACAGGAACTATAAACTATAGATTCAACAATAAAAATCGTGCATTTGTATCGCTTTCTGGTGGTAGTAAAGTAGAACAATTTAATCCAAGTTTAACTAGTTTACCATTATTAAACACATCGTATTCTTTATGGTTTGAAAAAAATTATTTAAAGCTTTACGACCGTAGTTTTGTACAGTTAAATTATAATCAAGAATTAGTCAATGGGCTTCACCTCTACTCTAATTTAAGTTACAATAACCGAAAATCGCTTTTCAATACCACAGACCAAGCTTGGTACCCAAAAGCAGACAGAGTATACACGAGCAATAATCCTGTAAATCCTACTGCTTATGGCGTGTCTTCTTTTGCAAACCATCATATTTATAAGTTAAATTTAAACACGCGTATTAATTTTGGTCAAAACTATTTAAGTTATCCTAACGGAAAATACAACATCCCGAACAGTAAAATTCCGACGCTATTTTTAGGTTACGAAAAAGGGTTTGGCAGTAGCATTAGCAACTACAATTTTGATTTGTTTAAAGCACAATTGTATCAAAACGTTAACTTAAGTAACAAAGGAGATTTAACTTACTTTTTAAAAGCTGGCGTATTTAATAATGCAGAAAACATTGCGTTTATGGATTACCATCACTTTAACGGTAACCAAACCAATATTGTTATGGATGGTAATTATATTAACAGCTTTAAAATCTTACCGTATTACGATTTAAGCACCAATAACAACTATGCCGAAATCCATGCAGAGCACAATTTTAAAGGCTATATTTTAAATAAAATCCCTTTAATAAATAAGCTAAACTACAATTTGGTATTAGGTTACAACGCTGCATTAACTAAAGAAAACAAGCCTTACAACG